A region from the Candidatus Tenderia electrophaga genome encodes:
- a CDS encoding cysteine desulfurase, which yields MKLPIYLDYSATTPIDPRVAEKMAGCLTMDGVFGNPASRSHSFGWKADELVNEARANVAALINADPKEIVWTSGATESDNLAIKGAARFYQRKGKHIITCKTEHKAVLDTCRQLEREGFEITYLEPEKNGLIDLAKLEAAMRDDTILVSIMHVNNEIGVIQDIEAIGKLTRSRGIVFHVDAAQSAGKVEIDLQQLDVDLMSFSGHKIYGPKGIGVLYVRRKPRIRIEAQMHGGGHERGMRSGTLPVHQIVGMGEAFRIAKEDMAEENERILKLRNRLWNGLRDIDEVYLNGDAEQRVPGNLNVSFNFVEGESLIMALKDIAVSSGSACTSASLEPSYVLRAIGRSDELAHSSIRFSIGRFTREEEIDYTVELVKGKVAKLRELSPLWEMYQEGVDLDSVQWAAH from the coding sequence ATGAAACTGCCTATTTATCTGGATTATTCGGCGACCACGCCAATCGATCCAAGAGTGGCTGAAAAAATGGCCGGTTGTTTGACCATGGACGGGGTGTTCGGTAATCCTGCGTCCCGCTCCCATTCATTCGGCTGGAAGGCCGACGAACTGGTGAATGAGGCGCGCGCCAACGTCGCGGCCTTGATCAATGCCGATCCAAAGGAGATCGTCTGGACGTCCGGTGCCACCGAGTCGGACAATCTCGCCATCAAGGGTGCCGCGCGCTTCTATCAGCGCAAAGGCAAGCATATTATTACCTGTAAGACCGAGCACAAGGCGGTGTTGGATACCTGTCGTCAGCTGGAACGTGAAGGTTTCGAAATCACCTATCTGGAGCCGGAAAAGAATGGTTTGATCGATCTGGCCAAGCTGGAAGCAGCGATGCGTGACGACACCATCCTGGTGTCTATCATGCACGTCAACAACGAGATCGGTGTTATTCAGGACATCGAGGCTATCGGCAAACTGACCCGTTCACGCGGTATCGTTTTTCATGTCGATGCTGCCCAGAGTGCCGGCAAGGTCGAGATCGATCTGCAGCAGCTGGACGTCGATCTGATGTCCTTTTCCGGGCACAAAATTTACGGGCCTAAGGGCATCGGTGTGCTATACGTGCGGCGTAAGCCCCGCATCCGTATCGAAGCGCAAATGCACGGCGGCGGTCATGAGCGTGGAATGCGCTCAGGTACCTTGCCTGTGCACCAGATTGTCGGCATGGGTGAGGCTTTCCGCATCGCCAAGGAAGATATGGCAGAGGAGAATGAACGTATTTTGAAGTTGCGTAACCGGCTTTGGAACGGCCTGCGGGATATCGACGAGGTGTACCTTAACGGCGATGCCGAGCAGCGCGTTCCCGGTAATCTGAATGTCAGTTTCAACTTCGTCGAGGGCGAGTCGCTGATCATGGCGCTCAAGGACATTGCCGTGTCCTCGGGTTCCGCGTGTACCTCGGCGAGCCTCGAACCGTCTTATGTGCTGCGCGCCATCGGCCGCAGCGATGAATTGGCGCATAGCTCTATCCGTTTCAGTATCGGACGTTTCACCAGGGAGGAGGAGATCGATTACACCGTGGAGCTGGTCAAAGGGAAAGTGGCTAAACTGCGCGAACTCTCTCCCCTGTGGGAGATGTATCAAGAAGGTGTTGATCTGGATAGCGTCCAATGGGCGGCACACTAA
- a CDS encoding cysteine desulfurase, with translation MQTYLDHNATTPLDERVLDDMLPFLRLHYGNPSAVYRQGRLARQAIETAREQVAQLVNVHPSQVVFTSGGTEANNLAIKGAVAGLNCLAVSAIEHASVMAPARQVTRGRQLIEIAVDQHGRVSEAAMREALAAGPDMVSVMLANNETGVVQDIPRLAGLAEEGGVLFHTDAVQAAGKIEVDFAALGVHLMSLSAHKIYGPKGAGALVFDKHLDLQPQLVGGGQEEGYRSGTENVAAIVGFGRAAELALAELAPRQAKVAALRHQLLQGLERIESVVVFARQAECLSNTVYMALPGIEGETLLMEMDRVGVAVASGSACDSRKPGSSHVLRAMGVDETLARGAVRVSIGKDNSERDIENFLQVMNRQAKVLQDNAMLAWA, from the coding sequence ATGCAGACATACCTGGATCACAATGCCACCACGCCGCTCGATGAACGTGTACTCGACGACATGCTGCCTTTTTTGCGGCTGCATTATGGCAATCCTTCCGCAGTTTATCGGCAGGGGCGTTTGGCGAGGCAGGCGATAGAGACAGCGCGTGAGCAGGTCGCCCAGCTGGTTAATGTTCATCCCTCGCAGGTGGTTTTCACAAGCGGCGGTACCGAGGCGAACAATCTCGCCATTAAGGGCGCGGTCGCAGGGCTTAACTGCCTGGCGGTCAGCGCCATTGAACATGCCTCGGTGATGGCGCCGGCGCGTCAGGTGACGCGTGGACGACAGCTGATAGAAATCGCGGTCGATCAGCACGGGCGGGTGAGCGAGGCCGCCATGCGGGAGGCCTTGGCGGCGGGCCCCGATATGGTCTCGGTGATGTTGGCGAACAATGAAACGGGTGTCGTACAAGACATCCCCCGCCTGGCCGGTCTGGCCGAGGAAGGCGGTGTGCTGTTCCATACCGATGCGGTTCAGGCCGCCGGTAAAATAGAGGTCGATTTTGCCGCTTTAGGCGTGCACCTGATGAGCTTGTCGGCACACAAGATCTACGGCCCAAAGGGCGCAGGTGCTCTGGTGTTTGACAAGCATCTTGATCTTCAGCCCCAGTTGGTTGGCGGCGGCCAGGAAGAGGGATATCGCAGCGGTACGGAGAATGTCGCTGCCATCGTCGGTTTTGGCAGGGCGGCCGAGCTGGCCCTGGCGGAACTCGCGCCGCGCCAAGCCAAGGTTGCGGCATTGCGCCACCAACTGTTGCAAGGGCTGGAGCGAATAGAAAGTGTAGTGGTATTCGCCCGACAGGCCGAGTGCCTGTCCAATACGGTCTATATGGCCCTGCCCGGCATCGAGGGTGAAACACTCTTGATGGAGATGGACCGCGTCGGCGTGGCTGTCGCCAGCGGCTCTGCATGTGACAGCCGCAAGCCCGGGTCCAGCCATGTGCTGCGCGCCATGGGGGTTGATGAAACTCTGGCCCGCGGCGCTGTCAGAGTCAGTATCGGCAAGGACAATAGCGAGCGCGACATAGAGAATTTTTTGCAGGTTATGAACCGGCAAGCGAAGGTTCTGCAGGACAATGCCATGTTGGCGTGGGCCTGA
- a CDS encoding transcriptional regulator has translation MRLTTKGRYAVTAMLDLALHATEGPVPLADISQRQGISLSYLEQLFSRLRRQGLVDSARGPGGGYRLSRSAADIAVVDVINAIDENVNVTRCGGQGDCQDGEPCLTHELWCDLSKQIHDFLAGIDLQQLVERRFVREVSKRQDGREDSAALGATIEEVAATPGHA, from the coding sequence ATGAGACTTACCACTAAAGGTCGTTACGCCGTAACCGCAATGTTGGATCTGGCTTTGCATGCAACCGAAGGCCCCGTGCCTTTGGCGGACATTTCACAGCGCCAGGGGATTTCACTCTCTTATTTGGAGCAGCTGTTCTCGCGCCTACGTCGTCAGGGACTGGTGGACAGCGCGCGCGGTCCGGGTGGCGGTTATCGCTTGTCCCGTTCGGCGGCAGATATCGCCGTGGTCGACGTCATCAACGCCATTGATGAAAACGTCAACGTCACCCGCTGCGGCGGTCAAGGCGACTGCCAGGATGGCGAGCCATGTTTGACTCATGAGCTGTGGTGCGATCTAAGCAAACAGATCCATGACTTCCTGGCCGGCATTGACCTGCAGCAGCTGGTTGAGCGGCGCTTCGTTAGGGAAGTGTCCAAGCGTCAGGACGGTCGTGAAGACAGTGCGGCCCTCGGCGCGACTATCGAAGAAGTGGCGGCGACTCCGGGGCACGCCTAA
- a CDS encoding serine acetyltransferase, protein MFRRIREDIQCVFERDPAARNVFEVLTTYPGLHAVLAHRVSHGLWNNGLKWLARFNSTLARWLTGIEIHPGAKIGRRFFIDHGMGVVIGETAEIGDDCTLYHGVTLGGTSWDKGKRHPTLGNNVVVGAGAKVLGPITLGAGVRVGSNAVVVKDVAPNQTVIGVPGRLMARPTSAKEKTRQAMAKKIGFDAYGMSQDMTDPMTNAINHMLDHIHAMDTRMEAMCREIEQLGGNIENVPMPELDVDEIQDGGEKPAQKVHNTLVKNKD, encoded by the coding sequence ATGTTTCGACGTATTCGCGAAGATATTCAATGTGTGTTCGAACGGGACCCGGCGGCGCGCAATGTGTTCGAGGTGCTGACCACCTATCCTGGGCTGCATGCGGTCCTGGCCCACCGCGTCAGCCATGGGCTGTGGAACAACGGTCTGAAATGGCTGGCCCGTTTCAACTCAACTCTGGCCCGCTGGCTGACCGGTATCGAGATTCATCCCGGCGCCAAAATCGGGCGCCGTTTTTTCATTGATCATGGGATGGGCGTGGTTATCGGGGAAACCGCGGAAATTGGCGATGACTGCACCCTCTACCACGGCGTGACCTTGGGGGGTACCAGTTGGGACAAGGGTAAGCGCCATCCCACCCTGGGTAACAACGTTGTGGTGGGCGCCGGCGCCAAGGTGCTGGGTCCGATCACCCTGGGGGCCGGCGTGCGCGTCGGCTCGAATGCGGTGGTGGTGAAAGATGTGGCTCCAAATCAAACGGTTATCGGTGTTCCAGGGCGCCTGATGGCGCGTCCGACGAGCGCAAAAGAAAAGACTCGGCAGGCCATGGCGAAAAAGATCGGCTTCGATGCCTACGGCATGTCCCAGGACATGACAGATCCCATGACCAACGCCATCAACCACATGCTTGACCACATTCACGCCATGGATACCCGAATGGAGGCGATGTGCCGTGAAATCGAGCAGTTGGGCGGAAATATCGAAAATGTCCCCATGCCAGAGCTGGATGTCGACGAGATCCAGGACGGGGGTGAAAAACCGGCGCAAAAGGTCCACAATACCTTAGTCAAGAATAAGGATTAA
- a CDS encoding inositol monophosphatase, producing the protein MHPIVNIAIRAARNAGDIIMRATARMDSLTVKHKSENDYVSEVDQMAEQEIIRTIRRAYPDHAILAEESGSSAASNDSEFEWIIDPLDGTTNYLHQFPQYSVSIAVRQKDRLEHAVVYDPLKDEIFSASRGAGAQLNGRRLRVSAAKGLDGALLGTGFPFKDQRYLDLYLQMFKAMVIPTAGIRRAGSAALDLAYVAAGRLDGFWELNLNPWDMAAGLLLIQEAGGMVSDIKGGHHIFETGHVIAANPKVFKAMVKALHPYASQID; encoded by the coding sequence ATGCACCCCATCGTCAACATCGCTATCCGTGCCGCCCGCAACGCCGGCGACATCATCATGCGCGCCACCGCTCGCATGGACTCGCTCACCGTCAAGCACAAGTCCGAAAACGACTATGTCAGCGAAGTGGATCAGATGGCCGAACAGGAAATCATTCGCACCATCCGCAGGGCCTACCCCGATCACGCCATCCTGGCGGAAGAAAGCGGCAGCAGCGCCGCCAGCAACGACAGCGAATTCGAATGGATCATCGACCCGCTGGATGGCACCACCAATTACCTGCACCAGTTTCCCCAATATTCAGTCTCCATCGCGGTACGGCAAAAAGACCGCCTGGAACATGCCGTGGTCTATGATCCACTCAAAGACGAGATCTTCAGCGCCAGCCGCGGCGCCGGGGCCCAGCTGAACGGCCGTCGCCTGCGCGTCAGCGCCGCCAAGGGGCTGGACGGCGCCCTGCTCGGCACCGGTTTCCCCTTCAAGGACCAGCGCTATCTGGACCTCTATCTGCAGATGTTCAAGGCCATGGTCATCCCCACCGCCGGCATTCGCCGCGCCGGCTCCGCCGCCCTGGATCTGGCCTATGTGGCCGCCGGCCGTCTGGACGGCTTTTGGGAACTGAACCTGAATCCCTGGGATATGGCCGCCGGCCTATTGCTGATCCAGGAGGCCGGCGGCATGGTCTCCGATATCAAGGGCGGCCACCATATTTTCGAGACCGGCCACGTCATCGCCGCCAATCCCAAAGTGTTCAAGGCGATGGTCAAGGCGTTGCATCCCTACGCCAGCCAGATCGATTAA
- a CDS encoding DNA starvation/stationary phase protection protein: MNIDIGINEQDRLNIAAGLKRLLADSYTLYLQTHNFHWNVTGPQFRELHLMFEEHYTELATAVDEIAERIRTLDVAAPGTYKSFAELSSIKEVEGVPAAKEMIDILTHGHEQVVKTCREVLVPAQEASDESTAALVSDRMRVHEKTAWMLRALQ; this comes from the coding sequence ATGAACATAGACATCGGCATTAATGAACAGGACCGTCTCAATATCGCCGCCGGTCTAAAGCGGCTGTTGGCGGACTCCTACACGCTTTATCTGCAAACGCACAACTTTCACTGGAATGTCACCGGCCCTCAGTTCCGCGAGCTGCACCTGATGTTCGAAGAGCACTACACTGAACTCGCAACCGCGGTGGACGAAATCGCGGAACGCATACGCACATTGGATGTCGCCGCGCCCGGCACCTACAAATCTTTCGCGGAACTGAGTTCCATTAAAGAAGTGGAAGGCGTACCGGCAGCGAAAGAGATGATCGACATTCTGACTCACGGCCATGAGCAGGTTGTAAAAACCTGCCGCGAAGTGCTGGTGCCGGCTCAGGAAGCGAGCGATGAATCGACGGCGGCATTGGTCTCCGACCGCATGCGTGTCCATGAGAAAACAGCCTGGATGCTGCGCGCCTTGCAATAA
- a CDS encoding bacterioferritin → MKGNKPIIKLLNRVLKNELTSTSQFFLHARIYKNWGFNELNETSYKASIKAMKQADDLINRVLFLEGLPNLQDLGKLRIGEDPKEMIEADLALTTEIRSQLVEGIAQCESAPDYVSRELLEEMLEHTEEYLDWLETQLSLIDDIGIQNYLQKMM, encoded by the coding sequence ATGAAAGGTAACAAGCCTATTATCAAACTCCTCAACCGTGTTTTGAAAAACGAACTGACGTCGACGAGCCAGTTTTTCCTCCATGCCCGCATATATAAGAACTGGGGCTTTAACGAACTCAATGAAACGTCCTACAAGGCCTCCATCAAGGCCATGAAACAGGCCGACGATCTCATCAACCGGGTACTGTTCCTGGAGGGTCTGCCCAATCTGCAGGACCTGGGCAAGCTCCGCATCGGCGAAGACCCAAAAGAAATGATCGAAGCCGACCTGGCCCTGACCACCGAGATCCGCAGCCAATTGGTAGAAGGTATCGCCCAATGTGAATCCGCCCCCGATTACGTCAGCCGCGAGCTATTGGAAGAGATGCTGGAACACACTGAAGAATATCTGGATTGGCTGGAGACCCAACTCTCGCTGATTGACGACATCGGCATTCAAAACTATCTGCAAAAAATGATGTAA
- a CDS encoding bacterioferritin — translation MKGNQKIIDTLNTLLAGELTAMDQYFTHSRMFDDWGLSKLYERIDHEMDDEKQHADALIKRILFLEGTPQVGNRAPLNIGKDVPEILANDLALENQVINALRKAIAQCEKEQDYQTREILETMLADTEEDHAYWLEKQLGLIDKIGLQNYLQSQM, via the coding sequence ATGAAAGGCAATCAAAAAATCATCGACACCCTCAATACGCTCCTCGCCGGTGAACTCACCGCCATGGATCAATACTTCACCCATTCACGTATGTTTGACGACTGGGGGCTGAGCAAACTCTACGAACGCATCGACCATGAAATGGACGATGAAAAGCAACACGCTGACGCCCTCATCAAACGCATTCTGTTTTTAGAAGGCACACCGCAAGTGGGTAACCGCGCGCCGCTCAACATCGGCAAAGATGTACCGGAGATACTGGCCAACGACCTGGCACTGGAAAATCAGGTGATCAACGCACTGCGAAAAGCCATCGCCCAGTGTGAAAAAGAGCAGGACTACCAGACCCGCGAAATCCTCGAAACCATGCTGGCCGACACCGAAGAGGATCACGCCTACTGGCTGGAAAAACAACTGGGCCTGATCGATAAGATCGGCCTGCAAAATTACTTGCAATCACAGATGTAA